In the Bartonella apihabitans genome, GAAAAAATGGCTGCCCGCATCGTTTCGGAAAACCCGAACGCCTTTTTTATCGACCAATTGGCCAACCCCGATAATCCGAAGGTTCATATTGTCTCGACCGGCCCTGAAATCTGGGAAGATACAGACGGTCAGGTGGATATTCTGGTCTGTGCCATGGGTACAGGCGGAACGGTTTCGGGAACCGGAAAATATTTGAAATCGAAAAATCCCAAAATCAAAGTTGTTATTGCAGAACCGGCAGAAACCTCGCTTCCAAGTGAAGAAAATCCCTATCCGGATGAAATCGACGGCGTGCACAAGGTAAGCGAAGTACCCGCAGAGTCTCTGCCAAAGAACTATGCGGCAGAAGTGGTTGATGAAATTTTTTCACTCGATACTGCGGATGCTCTCAATGTTCAACGTGATCTCTTAACGACAGAGGGAATATTCCCAGGTGTTTCGGCCGCTGCCATTTTATGGACAGCCACCCGCCTTGCCGAACGGGAAGAAAATGAGGGCAAAATGATTGTTGCAATTTTCCCTGATAGTGGCGAACGTTATTTGAGTGCAGCCACAAAGAATTGAAGCAATTGCATATTTGCGGGCAGATGAACTTCTGCCCGCAATTTTTTTAAGAATATTTTCGCGACCTCAACTTTTCCTCTCCCCGCCCCATTTTGTTTGTTCACCAGATTTTTCTAAAGTCGAAAACATAATGTCTAAAATCAGAAAAACAGGCTTGGGTTGCTGGCGTTTATGAATGTCGCTGGTATGAATGACGCTGAACAGCTTCCCCCTTCTTCAACTCAACGGAGATCGGCCTTTTCAAAGTTTGATTGCCGTATACTTAAATTTTTTCATAAAATTTCGGGGGCAATTTTTTCGCAAAATTGACGGGTGTTTTTAAGCGCTTATCATCGGGGCGAACGCACCCCTTTGA is a window encoding:
- a CDS encoding PLP-dependent cysteine synthase family protein codes for the protein MKIHNNITELVGKTPLVELHHYGKKHHLKSRIIAKLEYLNPAGSIKDRAALNMINEAEKSGKLKKGDTIVDITSGNTGIALAAVAAAKGYATKFYVSDNISADKIKLLKLYGAEVVPVENSFFMDPEALEKMAARIVSENPNAFFIDQLANPDNPKVHIVSTGPEIWEDTDGQVDILVCAMGTGGTVSGTGKYLKSKNPKIKVVIAEPAETSLPSEENPYPDEIDGVHKVSEVPAESLPKNYAAEVVDEIFSLDTADALNVQRDLLTTEGIFPGVSAAAILWTATRLAEREENEGKMIVAIFPDSGERYLSAATKN